The window AGCATCCCGCAAACGTTCATGGTGGGAGCTCACATGGCCTGATGGGCAGGCACTTCAGAAGTGCGTTTTTACTTCACGGGAGAATGAAAGGTACAATGATGCAACGCTACTCAACCTAGAGAACAGCCGGGTACGGGGCCTGGCACTTAATCTACCTCAGATCGCTGCCGGGCAGCCTATCCCCTGTGTCGCCATAAACGGTCTGCCAGCCAACATCTCAGGACTTTGGGGGCTTTTTGAAGTGCGTCTCCAGGCGGGTCTGCAAAAGCACAGTCAAATCATACGGATTCCACTGGTGAGGCGGCGATATCTTAGTATCTTTGTTACCGACGAGGGCAAGATGTTCCTGCAGACAGCCCGTTACATCTGGGATAATATGCAGACGGCAGAGCCAAAAGTGCTGCACTCCCTTAGTCATGAAGAGTCTCTGGCAGCTTATGAACAAATTCTTGATGGTGCCGAAAAAGCAGGAAAAGAGCAATTCGATTCCCTGCAGCAAGAACACCGTTCATCCATAGCTCGCGAAGAAGAGCGTGGGTTGCATGCCTTTGAGTCCAGAAGAAAGGCTATAGACCGAGTTGGGCTTCCTGAGGTTCGCCAATACCGCCAAACCAGGTGTGATGCCGAAGAAAACGAATGGAGGAATGAGCTGGAAATGGCAAAGCAGATTGTCCCTGAAATCAGACCGCTTCTCCTCATGCGGATAGTCAAAGGAGGCGCTTGGGATCATGAGTAACTGGCGAGAATATATACTTAACGAGTTCGTACCCCAGATAAGCAAGCTCACCATAGTGGCTGACCCGGATGCTTTGCTGATCGAAGAGAAGCTCGCATTTGAACTAAAAAATCGCGGTTTTGACCTGATCGAGTTCAACGACCCGATCGAGTTCCGATATATTTATGAATTAAAGTACAGGGCTAAATGGGACCAGGGCGAACAAACAGATCTTGTAGTTGTCCTCCGCATAAAAGACTCAGAACTTGAAACCCTTCCATATGATCTCCTGAAGACCGGAAGAAAGCTTTTCTTCAACCTTGGAGAACTTTTTCCCAATCTCAGTTATCCGGTGATCGAGAAACTGGACCGCAGTCATCTGGATGTCCTGTTCGATGCCCAGAAGAAATATACTCCAGATCGAATGGGTGACAACGCTACCAAGGACTTTATTCTACGCCACGTTTTCGGCATAGAGGCTAACCTCATCAGTAATGAGGTTGAACTTCTCCGAGAACTTCTCCGGCTTCACTACAGAAAAATCACCATGCCAGAACTGCTGTCTAACCGGCTTGTCCAGGTATTGAGATATCATGGAAGTTTCCATAGCTGGCCATTGGAAGAAATTGTTCCTGACGAAAAGGTATTCTTCGCATTCCTGCAGGAACGCTGGCCTGTATTCCTTGATAGGATCTTGGCTGAAACCGAATCTACTGAAAAGTCTTTAGAGACTGATTTCAAATATCCAGGACCAGAAGTCTTGCCTTTTGATCATCAGGACATCCGCGTTTACATCGACAATCTGTTTGTCGAAGGGAAACTCATTCCGGTTCAGAGGCCGGAAATAAGTGCCGAGACACCTTCTTGGATTCGAAGTGGAATAGCTGAGTCAAGTGGTGAATATAACGATATTCGTACAACTCGCCTTCTCGAAATTGTTGAGAAATCGGTCCCAGGGAGGGAATCAAGGCACTCCGATTGGCTGGAATTCGCCATGAAGTGGGCCGAACTGGGGTCCCTCGTACATTCGGGTTGTCAGGCAAAGGAATGGGAACGATCCCAACAGATTGGCACCAGTCTCAACAATACTTTCGCTGAATGGCTGAGTGACCATTATGCAGCCCTCATCGATCTCCCTCCAATTAATCCGGCAATGCTCCACCATGTTCCACGTATGCTGGCGCGAGAGATGGAAACAAAATCAAACACAAAGGTGGCATTAATTGTAGTTGACGGGCTTTCTCTTGAACAATGGATTGCCATTCGGCAGATCCTTCACGAACAAGATCATGGCCTTGTAATGCAAGAATCGGCTACATTTGCCTGGATTCCTACACTAACTTCTGTGTCCAGACAGGCGATCTTTGCAGGAAAAATTCCCTTCTTTTATCCCTCATCAATCAATACGACGAACAATGAAAACAATCTATGGAGGCAATTTTGGGAAAGCAAAGGTTTGTCCAAATTGGACATCGGATATAAAAGAGGAATGGGAGATGGCAACGTTGTCAATGTTCTTGATGACACACTGAACCCTGGAAAGACCAGAGCCATCGGTTTAGTTGTGGATAAGGTCGACAAGATCATGCATGGCATGCAACTTGGAGCAGCTGGAATGCATAATCAGATCAAACAATGGTGCCAGGAAGGATTCCTCAGTTCACTTATTGGTTATCTTCTGGATCAAGATTATCAGGTTTGGCTGACATCTGACCACGGAAACATTGAATGCCGTGGGAAAGGAAAACCTTCAGAAGGCGTTATTGCCGAAACTCGTGGTGAAAGGGTAAGAATCTATCCTACTCCTGAACTTCGTGCTTTAGTCGCCAAGTCGTTTAATTTTGCACGTGAATGGGAGCCTATTGGCTTGCCATCCGGGTACTTCCCTCTGGTCGCTGGGGGAAACGATGCCTTCATCAGAGAAGGAGATGGGATAGTTGGCCATGGTGGAATCTCCATCGAAGAGGTCATCGTGCCTCTGGTGAAATTTGAAAGGAAGGCTTGTTAATGGGCAAAAGACATGAAAAAATTGGGATAAAGCAAGTAATCCGATTTGAATGGATGGACCATGTACTCAATATGCTCCTTGCCGGCATGGAACCAGAGTCCATCAGAGCCGAGCTAAAAAGCTATCTTGCTGATAAAAAACAAAGTGGTGGTACAGGTGAGCGAGGGGAAAAAACTTATTTGATGGCAATAGGTCCACTGTCTGCTTGGTTTGATCCTGAACCAGAACTGGTTGATTTTCGTGATCATGCGCTTATGATAGCATCAAAACTCCAGCAGAAGCAGTGGTTGCCTTTACATTGGGCCATATTATCTGCTGCATATCCTTTCTGGTTCAGTGTTGCTAAGCAAACTGGTCGCTTGCTGAATCTGCAAGAAAAGGTTACACAGAGACAGATATTCAACCGACTCATAGAGCAATATGGTGATCGTGAAACAGTTTCTCGAAATGCACGTTATGCAATTCGTTCATTTGTTGCGTGGGGAGTTCTGAAAGACACGGAATTTAAAGGTTCTTATGAGAAATCCGATACATTGTCGATTCAAGACAAGGATCTGGTCATTTTGCTTATCGAAGCAGCATTGTATACTACTTCAGAGGGGAAAGGCGCTTTGGGGCTGCTTATAAACTCTCCTGCATTTTTCCCATTCGAGTTTCCAGTGCTTACCGGGGACCTCATCGCTAAGAGAGCACCTGGTATCGATGTAGTTCGTCATGGGCTAGACGATGAACTTCTAAAATTAAAAAAGTGAAAAATAATTCACTTTAATGCTTTTATGCTAATCACTATTGCGCCAGTAAAACCGATAGCTTTCTTTTCAAAAGTACATCCACTTAGTTCTGATCCGTGAGGGTAGTGGAGGCGAAAGGTGTGAAAGAATTGGAGAAAGCAGACCCCAATGAATATAATAATGAGCAGATCCCAATACTCTAAATTACTTCTCTAAAATCTCTAATTTGGAATAATCAATCGAGTTTCTTATCATGGAAAATAGTTCTGAAACTCTTATGGTTTAAGACGAAATTGTTTTTTGGATGAGTTCCACAACAGGGTTTCCACCGCACTACAAAAAATTCTTCCACCGGATGCCAAACTGGAAATTTCTCCTTCACATCGATCCCCCACCATGAAACCTTTTACAAAAAACCTGAAACCTGCCGGGCGTTGAGAGGGGGATGCCCCTGGCTTGAAAAATATATTTACTCACTCATATTATCTTGCATTCCGGGGTCCGGTTTGAGGTTTTTATGATTTTGGGGATTTTGTCGCGGGATAAAATAGTAGAGAACTTGATAAACGGTAGGTAGGGGGAGAGGGGAGCATTCCGCCGGGAAATATAATAACACAGTTATATTTAGACAGTCCCACCGGTGGCTCCAGTCCCTCATTCTTCAACGACTTCCCAGTGTGTCAACGACGGATTAAAATTCTCCATTTTCCGCAGATTAAAATTCCCCATTTCTCAATCCTTGAGAAAAGTTCGAGGATTGTGAATCATGCTGAAAAAGAAGGATTTATTTTGGTATCTACCCGAGCAGCCTAAAAGATAGATGTGTTAAATCAATTATATATTAAGGAGAAATTCCATACCCATCAAACTACACCTTTAAATCCCATACCTCCCTTTTCTATCCACAATATAACTCTCATAACATTTACTCGGTGGCATTTTTATGAAAAATAGGCTGTACAAATATTATCCTGAAGATTTCGGGGAACTTACTGTTGATGTTATACATATGAACCTGGTGTTTGACGTCTATGATGACAGGACTAATGTGAAGTCCATTTTAAGGGTCAGGACAAAGGATGCACCTCTTGAGAAGCTGGAGTTAAACTGCAGGGACCTTGAGGTCAGGGCTGTGAGCTGCATACAGTATGAGGTTTCTTACAAATACAGGCAGGATGATGCGATTCTTGAAATTAATTTCATGGACGTGATTCCTCCGCATACTGATATTGCGGTTGTTACGGATACTGTTTGCAGGCCTACCAAAAATATCCTTGAGGGGCTTTATTACGATGAAACCCCGGCAGGGGCTCCTCCGCAGCAGATCACGCAGTGCCAGCAGTGGGGGTTCCAGAAGATCGTGCCGTGCATAGACGACATGTGCGCAAAATGCACATACAGGACAACCATCATCGCGGACTCCAGGTACACGAACCTTATCACAAACGGGGATGTCGCTGTCGGGCGGCAGACCTTAAAGCCGGGCAGGGACAAAATAGTCTATGACAACTCCGTTACTCCGATGGCAACATATCTCTTTTTCCTGGGCGTGGGGACTTATGCGACTTTTACGAGGGAATTTGAGTACCCGGATGGGGAGACTTTCATGCTGGAATTGCTCGTGCCGCCCGGCTCAAACGCAGAAGCTGCCGAAAAAGCGCTTGATATCCTGCATGACTCGGTCATGTGGGTCTACATCTTTACAGGGCCCGAGCAGTTCAATGAAGCCAAGCTGCCTGTCAGGAAAGAGCTCTGGGAGCTTGTCCGCAAACGAGAGAAAATGAAACTTGAGGCAAAGTCCGAATCCCCCCTGGAAAAAGAACTCCGGGCGGTCAGGGACGAACTTGCAAAAATCGGCAGTACCATCACTCCAGGGTACAAATACACGGGGACTGTCTACAGGGAAATAGGGATGCAGAACTCGGACTTCGGGGGCATGGAAAATGTCGGGAACACCACAATTACCACAAACCGCATCATGCCTTACCAGCAGATCACGGACCCGGCTTTCGAGTACATGATCAGGGTCAAAGTGCATGAATATTACCACAACCAGAACGGGTCTGAGGTTACGGGAAAAAGTCCCTTTGAGATCTGGTTAAACGAAGCTGTGACCGTGCTTGTGGAAGAACAGTACTATGCTTTCCTCTTTGGCGAAGACTACCAGAGGCTTGGCAGGGTGCTTGACCTGCTTGCCCCGGCATCAGGGACTTTTGCCCTGGATTCGGGAGCATCTTCCATGCCCATCATCCCTGACGGCTTCAATGACCCAAACGACCTGATCACTTCCGTCACCTACGTAAAAGCTCCGGAATACGTGCGCATGGTCGAGACCCTCATAGGCAAGGACACTTTTGTCCGGGGCCTTGACCGCTACTTCAAAAAGTTCAGCCACTCAAACGCGGCCACGCAGGACTGGATCGAAGCCATGGAAGAAGAAAGCGGGCAGCCTTTAAAGGAAATGGCCGAAACCTGGCTGAAGCAGACAAAGTTCCCTGTAGTCGAGGTCTCAGCCGAATACGACAAGCCTTCCCGGAAGTTTACCTTCTTCCTCAAACAGCAGTTCCCTGCCGGAGGAAAGCCCTGGGAGTTCCCCTTCAGGGCAGCCCTTGTTGACGAAAACGGAAATGACCTTGCCGAAGTCCTTGAAAGAGTAAGTGGCGAAACTGCAGAAATCACAGTTGAAAACGTGGACATGCCTTCTTTCCTTTCCCTGAACAGAGGCTACTCTTTCTACGGGAAACTTATTTACAGGGCTAACCAGGAAGAGCTCCTGTTGCAGGTCCGGAAGGACAGCGACATCACAGGCAGGTTTACAGCTTTCTATACCATTGTGGACCGGGAAAAGCTGAGGCTCCTTAAAGTTCCGGGTTCAGTTCCCTCTGAAGACTTTATAGAACTCTACTACAGGCTCTTTAATGATCGGCAGCTCCTCGAAAGGGCAGGAGGACAGTTCCTTACTATCTTTGAGTCCGTAGAAGACGAGGAATTTTCCCACCACTATCAGGAACTTTATGACGTAAAGCAGAAGCTCCTGAAGGCAGTTGCCTGGAAATACAGGAATTCCCTGATTTCTTCCTACCACTTCTTTGAAAATGTTTCGGTTCCAGGGGATGCGTCTCTTGAAGAAACAGCAAGGGTGATCAAGGGCAGGCAGGCTAAAAATGTCTGCCTCGGAGTCCTTGCAACTCTCGATACCCCTGATATCCATACCCTGATAAAACAGCAGTTTGAGACCGCAACCTGTGCAACAGACAGATTGAGCGCATTTGCCGCTTACCTTAACAGTTCGGCTCCTGACAAAATTGAAGTCCTCAGGGCCTTTGAAGCGGAATCAAAGCAGAACCTTATTTCCTGGGAAGCCTTCCTTGCAGTAATAGGAAATAACAGCAGTGTTGATGCAGTCGAACTTGTAAGGGAAATGGAACGGTCAGCCGCCTTCAGGATCGAACAGACAAACGATCAGCGTGCCCTTTACGGGAGCTTTGCAAGGAACCGCAAAAAGTCCCTTCAGACCGAAGAAGGCAGGACTCTCTTTGCAGAGATCCTGAAAAAGCTGGCAGTTGTAAACGAGTATAGTACTGTCAATATGCTCAATGCCTTTGCAAACATAGACCAGATGGAATCTAAGTATCATATCCCCCTGGTAAAGATCCTGGCAGACCTCCTTGGAGAACTGGATTCCCAGAAATTCCCGAGCGTCTATAACAGGATCAGAAAACTCCTTCTTGGAGCCCCGAAAGCTGTCAAAACTTACGGCATAGAGCATGGGGAGATTAAGGCTCTGCAGTCGGAAAAACCCGTACAGAAATAAAATTCTCGGAAAAACAAATTACTCACAAAGGAGAAACAAACTGTCCAGAGAAGCAACCTGTCCGGAAGGAGCCAAAAATAATTATTTCCTTCCGGATACTGCTTTTTTGTCCCTATTCCTTGAGTTTCAGCCTCTTTTTTCTTAGAGCTTTTCTGAAATCGTATTTGAAGGGCAGATGCAGGAAGAATATTTATTCATGAGAAATGAATTGTTGAGAAATGAAATGTTGATAAATGTAAATTATAATTGTTTTTCGGGAGTTTTTTACCGGATTTCAAGATCTGGCTTTTAAGGGGCTGGTAAAAGGACATTCGAATATTTTGAAGGCTTGTTTCTGGATGCATTCTCTGCTCTATTCAATATTGTGGGCTCTCTCCTCATAATATACGGAGGGCTCAGGGCAATTTCAGAGATTATCCTGCTTGAAGTTTTGAAGAGACCTTACAGTTACCAGCAGGTAAGAAAAGAGCTTACAAACAAAATTGTCTTCGGGCTTGAGTTTTTCATTGCAGCTGATATCCTGGAAACCGTAAGGAATCCCTCGCAGGAAGAACTCCTCCTGCTAGGTACGGTTGTGTTGATTCGAACAGTCCTTGGCTATTTCCTCAGCAAGGAAGTTTCGGAATACAAGCTGGATTGAAAATGGGCTGAAAAACCCGATCCTGCAGGATTCCAAAACTTCCTTCCTCTTTTAAGACTCTTAACTTTCTCTGTCTTTTTGGTTCCCAAAACTTTCTAAAAAAACAAATGTAGATATATAACTCCTTTTCAGTACCTCACAGAGTTGCTGAATTTCCATAGAGACTAATATGTTTTATAAGCCTGCTGTTCCGGAGCCCTTATAAATCCTGAATACAGTACAATTCTAAAAATAGTATAATTTAAAAGCAAGTAAAGTGTTAAGGATACAAAATATTATTAAACTCCAATATTATACTAATCCGAAAGCCAGATTATGCTGACCTGAACTCCGGGTTGTATTAATAAACTAACATGAAATCGTGTAAAATACTAAAACATGAAATCGTGTAAAATACTAAAACATGAAATCGTGTAAAATACTAAAACATGAAATCGTGTAAAATAGTAAAACATGAAATCGTGTAAAATAGTAAAACATGAAATCGTGTAAAATACTCAAACATGAAATCGTGTAATAAATCTAGAATGAAATTGGGTGCTACTTGAAATCCGGTATCCGAATAATTTAAAATCATAAGACACAGGAGCAATTTAATGTATCATCTGAAATGTATCGAATGCGGTGCAGAGTATTCCAAAGATGAAGTGATCTATACCTGCAGCAAATGCGACGGGCTGCTTGATGTTATTTATGACTATTCCTCAATTAAAATTGACATGGAAAAACTGAAGACCGAATGCCCTTCGGTCTGGAAGTACGCAAAACTCCTCCCGATCGACAGTGAGCCTGTGACTATCCAGGAAGGCGGGACCCCTTTATACAAGTGCGACCGTCTGGCCGAAAAGATAGGGATTAAAGAACTCTACGTAAAACACGAGGGTATGAACCCCACCGGTTCTTTCAAGGACAGGGGGATGACCGTAGGAGTTACGAAAGCGCTTGAGCTCGGGATGAAGACCGTTGCCTGCGCGTCAACCGGGAATACTTCAGCTGCTCTTGCAATCTACGGGGCAAAAGCAGGAATTCCTGTCATAGTGCTGCTTCCTGCAGGGAAAGTAGCCCTTGGAAAAATAGCTCAGGCCCTCATGCACGGAGCAAAAGTCCTCAGCGTCCGCGGAAACTTTGACGATGCCCTTGCTCTTGTGCGCACGCTCTGTTCCCAGGAAAAAATCTACCTTTTAAACTCCATCAACCCGTACAGGCTGGAAGGCCAGAAAACCATCGGCTTTGAGATTGCAGACCAGCTCGGCTTCAAAGTGCCTGACAGAATTGTCCTGCCCGTAGGAAACGCAGGAAATATTACTGCAATTTTCAAAGGTTTCAGGGAGTTTAAGATTCTCGGAATAACGGATTCGCTCCCGAAGATGACCGGAATCCAGGCAGAAGGTTCCTGTCCTATCGTAAAAGCCATAAAAAGCGGGGCTCCTGCAATCACTCCGGAAGAGCACCCCGAGACCATTGCAACTGCAATCAGGATTGGAAACCCTGTAAACGCTACAAAAGCCCTAAGCGCAATCCGGCAATCCGGTGGGACTGCAGAGTCTGTTACTGATGAAGAAATCCTTGCAGCTCAGAAAGACCTTGCAAGGCTGGAAGGCATAGGTGTCGAACCTGCAAGTGCAGCCTCTGTAGCAGGGCTTAAGAAACTTGTTGATCTGGGAGTCATTGGCAGAGACGAAACCGTTGTCTGTATCACGACAGGTCACCTCCTTAAAGACCCTCAGACTGTGATTGATATCTGCGAGGAGCCGACTGTAGTGGATGCAAATATCGATGCCATCAGGGAAGCAATCTTCGGAAAGGCTAAATAAACAGTTGAAAGATTGATGTCGAATGATTGGGGGGTATCGGCGGGTTCCGGTCTCCTTTAATCAATTCAGGATTCTTGAGGCCTTTAAGTGGCTTTTGAAACCGCTTTACTGTTATTATATTCATATCCTCAGGATTATTATTCATATCCTCAGAATTATTATTCATATCCTCAGGATTATTATTCATATCCTCAGGATTTTCTTCAGATTCTTTTATCATACTCATCGATGGGCGTGAACACGAATGGAGCAGGACTATAAACCTCATGAGATCGAAACTAAATGGCAGAAAAAATGGACTGAGAGCCGGATTTTCCAGGCTGATCCAGATAAGCGGGAAAAGTTCTTCATAACAATTCCCTACCCTTACCTGAACGGGAACCTGCACGCAGGACACACCCGGACCTTTACGATAGGGGATGTCGTGGCAAGATACAAAAGGATGCTCGGATACAACGTGCTTTACCCTATGGGCTTCCACGTAACAGGCACCCCCATTGTGGGGCTTGCTGAGCTGATTGCAAGCCGGGACCCTCAGACCATGGACGTATACGAACGCCTCCATGGGATTCCCGGAGATATCCTGCCTACACTCGATACCCCTGAAAAAATCGTTGACTATTTCAAGCGTGAAGCCGAGAGCGCCATGCGCATGATCGGGTACTCCATTGACTGGAGGCGCAAATTCACGACGACTGACCCCACTTACAAAAAGTTCATCGAGTGGCAATATATCCGCCTTGGGGAAAAAGATCTTATTGTGAAAGGCTCCCACCCGGTAAAGTGGTGCCCGAACGATAACAACCCCGTGGAAGACCATGATATCCTGCATGGGGAAGAAGCCACAATCGTGGAATACACCCTGATAAAATTCCGGTACAAAGACCTGGTCCTACCCTGTGCTACCCTCAGGCCGGAAACCACCTATGGAGTAACTAACCTCTGGGTCAACCCCAAAGTGGATTATGTAAAGGCCAGAGTCGAAAAAGACGGAAATGAAGAGTTCTGGGTTGTCAGCAGGGATGCTTTCCGAAAACTGACCTTTACGGACAGGACCGTGGAATACATTGAGGATATGCCTGCAAAATCCGTTATAGGGATAAAACTCACAAATCCCGTAACCGGAGATGAAGTCCTCTCTCTTCCTGCATCCTTCGTAAGGGCCGAAAACGGGAGCGGAATAGTAATGAGCGTGCCTGCACATGCACCTTTTGACTACCTTGCCCTGCGTGACCTCTATGATGCAGACCTTAGCGAATACGGGATTACTGAAGACCTGAAAAATATCAAACTGATTTCCCTTATTAAGGTTCCCGAATTCGGGGAATTCCCGGCAAAAGAAATCGTAGAAAGCATGGGGATAACAAGCCAGAAAGACCCTAAAGCCGAGGAAGCCACAAAGATCGTGTACCGGAGAGAGTTCCACGGTGGAGTCCTTAAGGAGCTCACAGGCAAATACGAGGGGTCCCCGGTTTCCAAAATTAAGGATATTCTTACCAGAGACTTCATTAGCTCAAACACAGGAGAGCTCTTTTATGAGCTCAGTGAGCCTGTGGTTTGCCGCTGCGGTACTCCCTGTGTTGTAAACATGGTAAAAGGCCAGTGGTTCCTGAATTATTCGAATCCTGAATGGAAAGCAAAGGTTTACAGATGCCTCAGCCAGATGAGGATTATTCCCGAAGAGTACAGGGTAGAGTTCGAAAACAAGGTTGACTGGCTCAAGGATAAGGCATGTGCCCGCAGGAAAGGCCTTGGGACCCGCCTTCCCTTTGATAAGGAATGGTTGATTGAGTCTCTCGGGGATTCGACAATCTACATGTGCTATTATATAATTGCCAGGTTCATCGAGAAAGGTGACCTTGCCCTTGAGCAGCTTACCCTTTCCTTCTTCGATTATGTCCTGCTCGGAAAAGGTGACGTTTCAGCGGTTTCAGCAGAAACAGGCATTGCCTCTGAACTCCTTGAAGAAATCCGTCGTGATTTCAACTACTGGTATCCTGTGGACCTGCGCTCTTCCGGAAAGGACCTTGTCCCTAATCACCTGCTCTTCTTCCTCTTCCATCATGTAGCCCTTTTCGAGGAAGATAAATGGCCAAGAGCCCTTGCAGTAAACGGTTTTGTCTCCCTTGAAGGGCAGAAGATGAGCAAGTCCAAAGGTCCAATCCTTACCCTGGAAAGCGCGGTCAGCGCTTACGGAGCAGACATTACAAGGATGTATATCCTCTCATCAGCCGAACAGACCCAGGACGCCGACTGGCAGAATACAGGAATAGAGTCTGCCCGCAGGCAGGTGGATAGGTTCTATTCCTTTGCAAAGGATGTAATTGAGAACGGGAAACGGGCTTCCCTGAACGCCGAGCTAAACCAGATCGACCGCTGGATGCTCTCAAGGATGCAGAACTATATCAGGGGGACAAACACTGCCCTTGACTCTATCCAGACAAGAGAAGCTATCCAGAATTCCTTCTTCCTGCTCTTAAACGATCTCAGGTGGTACCAGAGAAGAGGCGGAGAAAATCTGCTTTACTACGTGCTGGACAACTGGGTCAGGCTTATGGCTCCTTTTACTCCTCACCTCTGTGAAGAGATATGGGAGTCCATGGGGCACGAAGACTCGATCTCCTTTGTCCAGTATCCGCTCTACAATGAAGACCTTATAGACAAAGGAGCCGAACTTGCAGAAGAGGCTGTAAAGAGTACCCTGAACGATATTGAAGAGATCCTGAGGGTTACAAAGATGACTCCTCAAAAGGTCTACCTTTACACTTCTCCTGCCTGGAAAGCCGCAGCAATAAAATGCGCCTGCGAACTGCAGCTTGAAGCTCCTCTGGAAGTAGGTACTCTTATCAAAACCCTGATGGCAAACCCTGACCTGAAGCGTTTTGGTAAGGAGATCCCTAAGTTCGTGCAGAAAATAATTCCCGAGTTCAAGAGCGGCAGTTCAGAACGCTACGAGACCTTTGCCTACCTCGGCCTTGATGAAGAGGCCCTTCTGAAGGAATCAGCCTCCTTCCTGGTAAAAGAACTCGGCTGCCCTGTTGAAATCTACAGCGCCGATTCTCCGGAGTATGACCCGCAGAAGAAGTCCAGGTTTGCAGAACCCTTCAGGCCTGCGATTTACATTGAGGCAAAGACTGAAGAATCAGAATAAGAATCAGAATCAGAATCAGAATAATTTAGATTAACTGAAGCAATCGTATCCGGGCAAAATATAACAGCCCGGTACTTCTCTTTTTTTATTTGTTTTTCCGCCCGAATTGCGTCTCGCCCGAATTGCGACTCGGGAGTCCGCGGTCCTTTTCGCTGCGCTCAAGAGGACTACTTGATGGGTTTTAGTAGTGAACGTTGATCAGGGTACTAAATTATGGATGTTAATACTGAACTGCGCTCAAGAGGACGAAATTAGATCGTTCTGATACTTACAACCGTATTCGCTGTTTTAAGTCGTTCCTGTCACGTTCGACGCAGGAGAGCGGTTTTACAAAGAAAAAAGAAAAGAATAAAAGTCCGTAAGTAAAAATACCTGAGAAACATGAAAAGGTATAGAGAAAACCGAGTTTAC is drawn from Methanosarcina lacustris Z-7289 and contains these coding sequences:
- the leuS gene encoding leucine--tRNA ligase; translation: MEQDYKPHEIETKWQKKWTESRIFQADPDKREKFFITIPYPYLNGNLHAGHTRTFTIGDVVARYKRMLGYNVLYPMGFHVTGTPIVGLAELIASRDPQTMDVYERLHGIPGDILPTLDTPEKIVDYFKREAESAMRMIGYSIDWRRKFTTTDPTYKKFIEWQYIRLGEKDLIVKGSHPVKWCPNDNNPVEDHDILHGEEATIVEYTLIKFRYKDLVLPCATLRPETTYGVTNLWVNPKVDYVKARVEKDGNEEFWVVSRDAFRKLTFTDRTVEYIEDMPAKSVIGIKLTNPVTGDEVLSLPASFVRAENGSGIVMSVPAHAPFDYLALRDLYDADLSEYGITEDLKNIKLISLIKVPEFGEFPAKEIVESMGITSQKDPKAEEATKIVYRREFHGGVLKELTGKYEGSPVSKIKDILTRDFISSNTGELFYELSEPVVCRCGTPCVVNMVKGQWFLNYSNPEWKAKVYRCLSQMRIIPEEYRVEFENKVDWLKDKACARRKGLGTRLPFDKEWLIESLGDSTIYMCYYIIARFIEKGDLALEQLTLSFFDYVLLGKGDVSAVSAETGIASELLEEIRRDFNYWYPVDLRSSGKDLVPNHLLFFLFHHVALFEEDKWPRALAVNGFVSLEGQKMSKSKGPILTLESAVSAYGADITRMYILSSAEQTQDADWQNTGIESARRQVDRFYSFAKDVIENGKRASLNAELNQIDRWMLSRMQNYIRGTNTALDSIQTREAIQNSFFLLLNDLRWYQRRGGENLLYYVLDNWVRLMAPFTPHLCEEIWESMGHEDSISFVQYPLYNEDLIDKGAELAEEAVKSTLNDIEEILRVTKMTPQKVYLYTSPAWKAAAIKCACELQLEAPLEVGTLIKTLMANPDLKRFGKEIPKFVQKIIPEFKSGSSERYETFAYLGLDEEALLKESASFLVKELGCPVEIYSADSPEYDPQKKSRFAEPFRPAIYIEAKTEESE